From a region of the Chrysemys picta bellii isolate R12L10 chromosome 7, ASM1138683v2, whole genome shotgun sequence genome:
- the OMD gene encoding osteomodulin yields the protein MKTKKMMRFLCQLSIIPLLFGAMVICQHEGYDFEDEYDQEPDDEYPPIFHFNPSVEYVVPHFPTPAKCAQECFCPPTFPLSMYCDHRKLKMIPHIPSHIQQLYLQHNDIEAVTAESFVNATALREINLSHNKIKSHMIDHGVFAKLSNLVQLHLEHNKLDEFPFPLPSSLERLFLSSNEISRLPGNALQGLVNVTMLDLCNNYLDDSLLKGKYFSDMKNLMQINLCNNRLQTMPPDLPFSLIYLSLENNLISYIPENYFNRLPKITALRMSHNNLQEVPYNVFNLSNLVELNLGHNKLKQAFYIPRSLQHLYIEDNDIEFVNITLMCPSIDPRNINHLTYIRMDQNKLTAPISTYAFFCFPHIRIIYYGEQKGSVSQSTQLRTPVVHRFLTPEEYDEAEDGHETEDGHEEGEREDDYFHPYF from the exons atgaaaacaaaaaaaatgatgaGGTTTCTATGTCAACTATCAATTATCCCTCTTCTATTTGGAGCTATGGTCATTTGTCAGCATGAAGGTTATGATTTTGAGGATGAATATGACCAAGAGCCAGATGATGAATACCCacctatttttcattttaatcccAGTGTAGAATATGTAGTTCCTCATTTTCCTACTCCAGCCAAGTGTGCTCAAGAATGCTTTTGCCCACCAACTTTTCCATTATCAATGTATTGTGACCATCGGAAACTTAAGATGATACCACATATTCCTTCCCACATCCAACAACTCTATCTTCAGCATAATGACATTGAAGCTGTGACTGCAGAATCTTTTGTTAATGCCACTGCCTTGAGAGAAATTAACCTTAGCCATAACAAAATTAAATCTCATATGATTGACCATGGTGTTTTTGCCAAACTTTCAAATCTTGTGCAACTTCACTTAGAACACAATAAATTGGATGAATTTCCATTTCCTCTTCCCAGCTCTCTAGAACGACTCTTTCTCAGTTCCAATGAGATTTCCAGATTACCTGGAAATGCCCTGCAAGGGTTAGTAAATGTGACCATGCTTGATCTCTGCAATAACTATCTTGATGACTCCTTACTCAAAGGAAAATACTTTTCAGATATGAAAAATCTAATGCAGATCAACCTATGCAACAACAGATTACAGACTATGCCTCCTGATCTCCCATTTTCACTTATATATCTCTCTCTCGAAAATAACTTAATTTCTTACATTCCAGAAAACTATTTCAATAGACTTCCAAAAATAACTGCTCTAAGAATGTCACACAACAACCTGCAGGAAGTCCCATATaatgtttttaacctttccaacCTTGTAGAACTCAATCTTGGACACAACAAGCTGAAGCAAGCATTCTATATTCCAAGAAGTCTGCAGCATTTGTATATTGAAGACAATGACATTGAAT TTGTAAATATTACTTTGATGTGTCCTTCTATTGATCCAAGGAATATCAATCATTTAACCTATATTCGGATGGACCAAAATAAGCTTACAGCTCCAATAAGCACATATGCATTCTTCTGCTTTCCCCACATACGCATTATTTATTATGGTGAACAAAAAGGTAGTGTCAGCCAATCAACACAACTGAGAACTCCAGTTGTCCACAGATTTTTAACACCAGAAGAATATGATGAAGCAGAAGATGGTCACGAAACAGAAGATGGTCATgaagaaggagaaagagaagatGACTACTTTCATCCTTACTTTTAA